The nucleotide sequence GGGTGGACGGCGTCAGCCCCGGACGCCTCCACGGCGGCGAGCACCGCGGCGGTGTCGAGGTAGCTCTTCGCTGCCGACGCCGGGCCGATCACCTGGACGTCGTCCGCGAGGGACGCCGCGTAGGAGTCGCGGTCCGGTTCGCTCGCCGCGAGGACCGTCTGCAGCCCGAGTTCCCGGGCCGCGCGGATGATCCGTACCGCGATCTCCCCGCGGTTGGCGATCAGGACGCGTTCCATCGCTAGCCCTCCGACACCGTGGCGATGACGTCCCCGGGATTCACGGTCCCGGAGTCCTCGACCGCGAAGCTCTCCAGCGTGCCGGCGACATCGCTGCGGATCTCGGAGAACTGCTTCATGATCTCCACGACGCCGATGGTCTGGCCCGCCTCGATGGAGTCCCCCTCGTTCGCGAAGGGTTCCTTGTCCGGTCCGGGCTTGCGGTAGAAGATGCCTGGCAGTGGGGAGACGATGTCGGCCACGGGAGTCCTTTCGGGAGGTTGGGTCAGAATCGGGAAGTTGGGTCAGTGGCTGTCGATGGCGGAGCGGACGGCTGCCGCCACCGCGGGCGAGTTGGGTGCGTCCGAGTGGACGCAGACGCTGTCGAACGGGATGGTGAGCAGGGTGCCGTCCGACGCCTCGACCTGGCCGTCCCCGAGTGCCCGGGTCACGCGGCGTGCGGCTGCTTCCGGATCGGTCGGTTCCGGCCGCCGCTGGATCAGCAGTTCGCCGGCAGGGCCGTAGTTGAGGTCCACATAGAGTTCGGCGACGAAGGGCACGCCGAGTTCCTCGCAGACGGACTGGTGCGCCGTGCCGGCAATGCCGTAGACGGGGACGTCGAAGAGTCGGGCCACGCGGGCCGCGCTCCTCATCAACTCCGGATCCCGGGCCAGCATGCCGTAGAGGGAGCCGTGGGGCTTGATGTGGTTGAGGGGAGCGCCCTCACGTCGCAGGAAGGCGGTCAGGGCACCGACCTGGTAGAGGATGAGGGACTCCACCTCGGAGGGGGAGAGCTTCATCTCGCGGCGGCCGAAGCCGACGAGGTCCGGGAGCCCGGGGTGCGCGCCGATCAGCACGCCCTTCTCGTGCGCTGCCGTCACGGTCTCCGCCATCGTGTCCGGGTCCCCCGAGTGGAACCCGCAGGCCACGTTGATGGCGTCCACGGAGTCCAGAAGTGCGCGGTCGTTGCCGAAGGAGTGCAGGCCGAGGGACTCGCCCATGTCCGAGTTGATCATCGGCGTCGTGCGCCGCTCTGGAACGTCCACCATGCGTACACCCTAGTGAGCATGCAGCGGGCGGGATAGAGCGCCGTCGACTTTCGCTGGACCTCGCGTCCCGTGCCTACAGTCCGCGAACGACGACGGCCCCGCCCGCTGCCGGACGAGGCAGCGGACGGGGCCGAGGATCGGGACCGGACCTAGGAGGTCTCGATGTCCTTCGTTGAGTAGTCGAACCGGAAGGTCACCGACGTGTCGTGGAGCAGGTGCAGTTCGTGGTTGTCGCCGTCACGCACGCCGAACCGGCCGTAGTTCTCGTCCCAGGAACCGTTGACAAGGATCTTGAACTGGTAGCCCCCGGCGGGCAGCTGGAGGGTCCGCTTCCAGGCGTTCTCCGTCGGCTCCCAGTCGAACTGCAGCTCGCGGAGGTCAGTGCTCCAGTGGCCGGCCTCGCCGAACAGCGGGTCGAAGTTCCCGGAGAGGGCGACCGACTGCGGCTGGTCCTGCCACGCTTCATCGGCGGGCGTGTCGGTCGGCGCGTGCTCGGGCGCGGTGTCCGACACCTCGAGGGTCGCCGGAACCTCCGGGGGAGTGGGATCCTCGGCCCCCTCCGACGAGGAGGCGGGGCCGGACGGCGCCAGGTCCGCCATCGTCTCCGAGACCTCGGATGTCTCGGCCGTCTCGGGTGCGGGCACGGCCTGCACTGCCTGTGCCTCTTCACCCAGGGATTCGGGTGCCTGCGGCGCATGCGCCGGAGCGTCGGCCTGCTCGGGCACCGGTGCGCCGCTGATCATGGCGTTCACGAACTGGTCCGGGTCGGCGAAGGCGTGAACGGCCCGGGCGCCCTCGTCCGTCGCGGTCCAGCCGCTGCGGCCCTTGACGAGCCAGCCGGCCTTCACGAGCTTCGCCGTCGCCGTCGTCAGGGCCTTGTAGCCGCGGGGGACACCGCCGCCGAGGAGCTCGGATTCCTTCTCGTCGAAGGGGACC is from Arthrobacter burdickii and encodes:
- a CDS encoding pullulanase X25 domain-containing protein translates to MKPTKETAIAPANRTNERLRTTLALLADHQSSGTGLAPSELLSQAVAKVPFDEKESELLGGGVPRGYKALTTATAKLVKAGWLVKGRSGWTATDEGARAVHAFADPDQFVNAMISGAPVPEQADAPAHAPQAPESLGEEAQAVQAVPAPETAETSEVSETMADLAPSGPASSSEGAEDPTPPEVPATLEVSDTAPEHAPTDTPADEAWQDQPQSVALSGNFDPLFGEAGHWSTDLRELQFDWEPTENAWKRTLQLPAGGYQFKILVNGSWDENYGRFGVRDGDNHELHLLHDTSVTFRFDYSTKDIETS
- the pxpA gene encoding 5-oxoprolinase subunit PxpA, translating into MVDVPERRTTPMINSDMGESLGLHSFGNDRALLDSVDAINVACGFHSGDPDTMAETVTAAHEKGVLIGAHPGLPDLVGFGRREMKLSPSEVESLILYQVGALTAFLRREGAPLNHIKPHGSLYGMLARDPELMRSAARVARLFDVPVYGIAGTAHQSVCEELGVPFVAELYVDLNYGPAGELLIQRRPEPTDPEAAARRVTRALGDGQVEASDGTLLTIPFDSVCVHSDAPNSPAVAAAVRSAIDSH
- a CDS encoding acetyl-CoA carboxylase; this translates as MADIVSPLPGIFYRKPGPDKEPFANEGDSIEAGQTIGVVEIMKQFSEIRSDVAGTLESFAVEDSGTVNPGDVIATVSEG